A single Panthera tigris isolate Pti1 chromosome A3, P.tigris_Pti1_mat1.1, whole genome shotgun sequence DNA region contains:
- the GHRH gene encoding somatoliberin has protein sequence MLLWVFFLVILTLDSGSHCSPPSLPLRMPRYADAIFTNSYRKVLGQLSARKLLQDIMSRQQGERNQEQGAKVRLGRQVDSVWAGQKQMALESILVALLQKHRNRQG, from the exons ATGCTGCTCTGGGTGTTCTTCCTGGTGATCCTCACCCTCGACAGTGGCTCCCACTGCTCCCCGCCATCCCTGCCCCTCAG AATGCCTCGGTATGCAGATGCCATCTTCACCAACAGCTACCGGAAGGTGCTGGGTCAGCTGTCTGCCCGCAAGCTACTGCAGGACATCATGAGCAGGCAGCAGGG agagagaaaccaggagCAAGGAGCAAAGGTACGGCTTGGCCGTCAGGTGGACAGCGTGTGGGCAGGTCAAAAGCAGATGGCGTTGGAGAGCATCCTGGTGGCCCTGCTGCAGAAGCACAG